A region of Arabidopsis thaliana chromosome 5, partial sequence DNA encodes the following proteins:
- the CYCH;1 gene encoding cyclin H;1 (cyclin H;1 (CYCH;1); CONTAINS InterPro DOMAIN/s: Cyclin H (InterPro:IPR015432), Cyclin-like (InterPro:IPR011028), Transcription regulator cyclin (InterPro:IPR015429), Cyclin-related (InterPro:IPR013763), Cyclin, N-terminal (InterPro:IPR006671), Cyclin (InterPro:IPR006670); BEST Arabidopsis thaliana protein match is: Cyclin family protein (TAIR:AT5G48640.1); Has 30201 Blast hits to 17322 proteins in 780 species: Archae - 12; Bacteria - 1396; Metazoa - 17338; Fungi - 3422; Plants - 5037; Viruses - 0; Other Eukaryotes - 2996 (source: NCBI BLink).) gives MADFQTSTQRAKWIFTPQKLAERYKAANQRAVQMLEKCGTTQVEVDASGSLTYPKDKVGSGDQADKKLKPLSADEERFMRAFYEAKVQEVCSAFAFPHKIQATALQYFKRFYLQWSVMQHHPKEIMLTCVYAACKIEENHVSAEEIGKGINQDHRIILKYEMAVLQSLEFDLIVYAPYRAIEGFVNNMEEFLQARDDEIQKLESLLKGATAEADKVMLTDAPLLFPPGQLALASLRIANGVLGVIDFDRYLENIVSQPNSEHTTSELTKLLDNIEYLVKNYKCPSEKDMKHINRKLKSCLGHSSSHDESKKREKRSKHKSHRSSNDTPNGAPPPIG, from the exons ATGGCGGATTTTCAGACATCAACACAACGGGCCAAGTGGATTTTCACTCCCCAGAAACTG GCAGAGAGATATAAAGCTGCTAACCAGAGGGCAGTGCAAATGCTGGAGAAG TGTGGAACAACTCAAGTTGAAGTAGATGCTAGTGGATCACTAACATATCCTAAAGATAAAGTTGGTTCAGGAGATCAAG CTGATAAGAAGCTTAAGCCTTTGAGTGCTGATGAAGAAAGGTTCATGAGAGCATTTTATGAGGCAAAGGTCCAAGAAGTGTGCAGTGCCTTTGCATTTCCTCACAAGATTCAG GCAACAGCCCTCCAATACTTTAAGAGATTTTATCTGCAATGGTCTGTTATGCAACATCATCCAAAAGAGATAAT GTTAACCTGTGTGTATGCAGCTTGTAAAATAGAGGAGAATCATGTATCTGCTGAGGAAATTGGGAAAGGGATTAACCAAGATCACCGAATAATTCTCAAGTACGAGATGGCTGTTCTTCAG AGTTTGGAATTTGATCTGATTGTTTATGCACCGTATCGTGCAATCGAAGGTTTTGTCAACAACATGGAG GAATTTCTTCAAGCTAGAGATGatgaaatccaaaaactaGAG AGTTTGCTCAAAGGGGCGACAGCAGAAGCCGATAAAGTTATGCTCACAGATGCTCCACTCCTCTTTCCTCCTGGCCAG TTGGCATTGGCGTCGTTACGTATTGCAAATGGGGTTCTTGGAGTGATTGACTTTGATAG GTACCTAGAGAACATTGTTTCTCAACCGAACTCTGAGCACACGACTTCAGAGCTTACAAAGTTACTTGATAACATCGAATATTTG GTAAAGAACTACAAGTGCCCAAGTGAAAAGGACATGAAGCATATCAACCGGAAGCTAAAATCTTGTCTAGGACATAGTTCTTCACATGACGA GAGTAAGAAACGGGAGAAGAGATCAAAACACAAGTCCCATAGGAGCTCCAATGATACACCAAACGGGGCACCGCCACCCATAGGTTGA
- the CYCH;1 gene encoding cyclin H;1 has product MADFQTSTQRAKWIFTPQKLAERYKAANQRAVQMLEKCGTTQVEVDASGSLTYPKDKVGSGDQADKKLKPLSADEERFMRAFYEAKVQEVCSAFAFPHKIQATALQYFKRFYLQWSVMQHHPKEIMLTCVYAACKIEENHVSAEEIGKGINQDHRIILKYEMAVLQSLEFDLIVYAPYRAIEGFVNNMEEFLQARDDEIQKLESLLKGATAEADKVMLTDAPLLFPPGQLALASLRIANGVLGVIDFDRYLENIVSQPNSEHTTSELTKLLDNIEYLVKNYKCPSEKDMKHINRKLKSCLGHSSSHDEYTNNLSSTNSFNHYIYFISFASAIDSLLYLSSSGVRNGRRDQNTSPIGAPMIHQTGHRHP; this is encoded by the exons ATGGCGGATTTTCAGACATCAACACAACGGGCCAAGTGGATTTTCACTCCCCAGAAACTG GCAGAGAGATATAAAGCTGCTAACCAGAGGGCAGTGCAAATGCTGGAGAAG TGTGGAACAACTCAAGTTGAAGTAGATGCTAGTGGATCACTAACATATCCTAAAGATAAAGTTGGTTCAGGAGATCAAG CTGATAAGAAGCTTAAGCCTTTGAGTGCTGATGAAGAAAGGTTCATGAGAGCATTTTATGAGGCAAAGGTCCAAGAAGTGTGCAGTGCCTTTGCATTTCCTCACAAGATTCAG GCAACAGCCCTCCAATACTTTAAGAGATTTTATCTGCAATGGTCTGTTATGCAACATCATCCAAAAGAGATAAT GTTAACCTGTGTGTATGCAGCTTGTAAAATAGAGGAGAATCATGTATCTGCTGAGGAAATTGGGAAAGGGATTAACCAAGATCACCGAATAATTCTCAAGTACGAGATGGCTGTTCTTCAG AGTTTGGAATTTGATCTGATTGTTTATGCACCGTATCGTGCAATCGAAGGTTTTGTCAACAACATGGAG GAATTTCTTCAAGCTAGAGATGatgaaatccaaaaactaGAG AGTTTGCTCAAAGGGGCGACAGCAGAAGCCGATAAAGTTATGCTCACAGATGCTCCACTCCTCTTTCCTCCTGGCCAG TTGGCATTGGCGTCGTTACGTATTGCAAATGGGGTTCTTGGAGTGATTGACTTTGATAG GTACCTAGAGAACATTGTTTCTCAACCGAACTCTGAGCACACGACTTCAGAGCTTACAAAGTTACTTGATAACATCGAATATTTG GTAAAGAACTACAAGTGCCCAAGTGAAAAGGACATGAAGCATATCAACCGGAAGCTAAAATCTTGTCTAGGACATAGTTCTTCACATGACGAGTACACTAACAACCTCTCTTCTACTAATTCTTTTAAccactatatatatttcataagCTTTGCTTCTGCAATTGACTCCCTTCTCTATTTATCTTCATCAGGAGTAAGAAACGGGAGAAGAGATCAAAACACAAGTCCCATAGGAGCTCCAATGATACACCAAACGGGGCACCGCCACCCATAG
- the CYCH;1 gene encoding cyclin H;1, with translation MADFQTSTQRAKWIFTPQKLAERYKAANQRAVQMLEKCGTTQVEVDASGSLTYPKDKVGSGDQADKKLKPLSADEERFMRAFYEAKVQEVCSAFAFPHKIQATALQYFKRFYLQWSVMQHHPKEIMLTCVYAACKIEENHVSAEEIGKGINQDHRIILKYEMAVLQSLEFDLIVYAPYRAIEGFVNNMEEFLQARDDEIQKLESLLKGATAEADKVMLTDAPLLFPPGQLALASLRIANGVLGVIDFDRYLENIVSQPNSEHTTSELTKLLDNIEYLVFTNFHNYLNNETCISKRKFY, from the exons ATGGCGGATTTTCAGACATCAACACAACGGGCCAAGTGGATTTTCACTCCCCAGAAACTG GCAGAGAGATATAAAGCTGCTAACCAGAGGGCAGTGCAAATGCTGGAGAAG TGTGGAACAACTCAAGTTGAAGTAGATGCTAGTGGATCACTAACATATCCTAAAGATAAAGTTGGTTCAGGAGATCAAG CTGATAAGAAGCTTAAGCCTTTGAGTGCTGATGAAGAAAGGTTCATGAGAGCATTTTATGAGGCAAAGGTCCAAGAAGTGTGCAGTGCCTTTGCATTTCCTCACAAGATTCAG GCAACAGCCCTCCAATACTTTAAGAGATTTTATCTGCAATGGTCTGTTATGCAACATCATCCAAAAGAGATAAT GTTAACCTGTGTGTATGCAGCTTGTAAAATAGAGGAGAATCATGTATCTGCTGAGGAAATTGGGAAAGGGATTAACCAAGATCACCGAATAATTCTCAAGTACGAGATGGCTGTTCTTCAG AGTTTGGAATTTGATCTGATTGTTTATGCACCGTATCGTGCAATCGAAGGTTTTGTCAACAACATGGAG GAATTTCTTCAAGCTAGAGATGatgaaatccaaaaactaGAG AGTTTGCTCAAAGGGGCGACAGCAGAAGCCGATAAAGTTATGCTCACAGATGCTCCACTCCTCTTTCCTCCTGGCCAG TTGGCATTGGCGTCGTTACGTATTGCAAATGGGGTTCTTGGAGTGATTGACTTTGATAG GTACCTAGAGAACATTGTTTCTCAACCGAACTCTGAGCACACGACTTCAGAGCTTACAAAGTTACTTGATAACATCGAATATTTGGTATTTACTAACTTCCATAATTATCTTAACAATGAAACTTGCATATCTAAAAGGAAGTTTTACTAG